In Rhipicephalus microplus isolate Deutch F79 chromosome 7, USDA_Rmic, whole genome shotgun sequence, one genomic interval encodes:
- the LOC142767511 gene encoding uncharacterized protein LOC142767511 isoform X5: MPLLLRILRIQLGIRQQQRQVLQEVRQLKHKCKHLLQIGGRGLREIGVNAMKAVLAHDVQVLYSLHGRKGKRAFVNLRLCRLVTDVICQKAGCDQVEALSFIKRWLPGSGDRCGGRKRRFREAFVVEQPDDPHSECRLSAARGSWLPAQPQQPGP, translated from the exons atgc ctctattgctacggatcctgcggatccaacttggcatccggcagcaacaaagacaggttctgcaggaggtgcgacagctgaagcacaag tgcaagcacctcctgcagattgggggacgtggcctccgagaaattggtgtgaatgccatgaaggctgtattggcacatgacgtgcaagtgctgtacagccttcatggcagaaaagggaaaagggcctttgtgaacctgaggctctgtagattagtgacag atgtcatctgccaaaaagcagggtgcgaccaggtgGAGGCCCTCagctttattaagaggtggctgccagggtctggtgatcgctgtgggggcaggaagcggcgcttcagagaagcatttgttgtggagcagcccgatgatccccactctgagtgcagattatcggctgctcgcggcagctggcttcctgcccagccacagcagccagggccttga
- the LOC142767511 gene encoding uncharacterized protein LOC142767511 isoform X2: protein MSTRCLLCWPFWQFRRLYRKRRPRRLSSSLFLRASATTLTDDVFDFTVHCSPRLKEAPHGEGSEQTMPLLLRILRIQLGIRQQQRQVLQEVRQLKHKCKHLLQIGGRGLREIGVNAMKAVLAHDVQVLYSLHGRKGKRAFVNLRLCRLVTDVICQKAGCDQVEALSFIKRWLPGSGDRCGGRKRRFREAFVVEQPDDPHSECRLSAARGSWLPAQPQQPGP, encoded by the exons atgtcaacgcgatgccttttgtgttggccgttctggcagttccgccgactttatagaaagagacgaccccgtcggttgtcctcttctcttttccttcgggcatcagcgacaacattgacggacgacgtgttcgacttcactgtgcac tgctctccaaggctcaaggaggcaccgcacggggaaggctcggagcaaaccatgc ctctattgctacggatcctgcggatccaacttggcatccggcagcaacaaagacaggttctgcaggaggtgcgacagctgaagcacaag tgcaagcacctcctgcagattgggggacgtggcctccgagaaattggtgtgaatgccatgaaggctgtattggcacatgacgtgcaagtgctgtacagccttcatggcagaaaagggaaaagggcctttgtgaacctgaggctctgtagattagtgacag atgtcatctgccaaaaagcagggtgcgaccaggtgGAGGCCCTCagctttattaagaggtggctgccagggtctggtgatcgctgtgggggcaggaagcggcgcttcagagaagcatttgttgtggagcagcccgatgatccccactctgagtgcagattatcggctgctcgcggcagctggcttcctgcccagccacagcagccagggccttga
- the LOC142767511 gene encoding uncharacterized protein LOC142767511 isoform X3: MPLLLRILRIQLGIRQQQRQVLQEVRQLKHKVRLLSVPQHAQPAQRPSDLPRLPAGTIGEVEAAEAAVQSKAVAAALCKHLLQIGGRGLREIGVNAMKAVLAHDVQVLYSLHGRKGKRAFVNLRLCRLVTDVICQKAGCDQVEALSFIKRWLPGSGDRCGGRKRRFREAFVVEQPDDPHSECRLSAARGSWLPAQPQQPGP, from the exons atgc ctctattgctacggatcctgcggatccaacttggcatccggcagcaacaaagacaggttctgcaggaggtgcgacagctgaagcacaaggtacggctcttgtccgtgcctcagcacgcccagccagcacagcgcccctctgaccttccccggctgcctgctggtacaattggagaagtggaggcagcagaggcagctgtgcagagtaaagctgtggctgcggctttg tgcaagcacctcctgcagattgggggacgtggcctccgagaaattggtgtgaatgccatgaaggctgtattggcacatgacgtgcaagtgctgtacagccttcatggcagaaaagggaaaagggcctttgtgaacctgaggctctgtagattagtgacag atgtcatctgccaaaaagcagggtgcgaccaggtgGAGGCCCTCagctttattaagaggtggctgccagggtctggtgatcgctgtgggggcaggaagcggcgcttcagagaagcatttgttgtggagcagcccgatgatccccactctgagtgcagattatcggctgctcgcggcagctggcttcctgcccagccacagcagccagggccttga
- the LOC142767511 gene encoding uncharacterized protein LOC142767511 isoform X4 codes for MSTRCLLCWPFWQFRRLYRKRRPRRLSSSLFLRASATTLTDDVFDFTVHCSPRLKEAPHGEGSEQTMPLLLRILRIQLGIRQQQRQVLQEVRQLKHKMSSAKKQGATRWRPSALLRGGCQGLVIAVGAGSGASEKHLLWSSPMIPTLSADYRLLAAAGFLPSHSSQGLDSTTVTVPPTQPDLQ; via the exons atgtcaacgcgatgccttttgtgttggccgttctggcagttccgccgactttatagaaagagacgaccccgtcggttgtcctcttctcttttccttcgggcatcagcgacaacattgacggacgacgtgttcgacttcactgtgcac tgctctccaaggctcaaggaggcaccgcacggggaaggctcggagcaaaccatgc ctctattgctacggatcctgcggatccaacttggcatccggcagcaacaaagacaggttctgcaggaggtgcgacagctgaagcacaag atgtcatctgccaaaaagcagggtgcgaccaggtgGAGGCCCTCagctttattaagaggtggctgccagggtctggtgatcgctgtgggggcaggaagcggcgcttcagagaagcatttgttgtggagcagcccgatgatccccactctgagtgcagattatcggctgctcgcggcagctggcttcctgcccagccacagcagccagggccttgacagcaccactgtcactgtgcccccaacgcaacctgacctgcagtag
- the LOC142767511 gene encoding uncharacterized protein LOC142767511 isoform X1, whose amino-acid sequence MSTRCLLCWPFWQFRRLYRKRRPRRLSSSLFLRASATTLTDDVFDFTVHCSPRLKEAPHGEGSEQTMPLLLRILRIQLGIRQQQRQVLQEVRQLKHKVRLLSVPQHAQPAQRPSDLPRLPAGTIGEVEAAEAAVQSKAVAAALCKHLLQIGGRGLREIGVNAMKAVLAHDVQVLYSLHGRKGKRAFVNLRLCRLVTDVICQKAGCDQVEALSFIKRWLPGSGDRCGGRKRRFREAFVVEQPDDPHSECRLSAARGSWLPAQPQQPGP is encoded by the exons atgtcaacgcgatgccttttgtgttggccgttctggcagttccgccgactttatagaaagagacgaccccgtcggttgtcctcttctcttttccttcgggcatcagcgacaacattgacggacgacgtgttcgacttcactgtgcac tgctctccaaggctcaaggaggcaccgcacggggaaggctcggagcaaaccatgc ctctattgctacggatcctgcggatccaacttggcatccggcagcaacaaagacaggttctgcaggaggtgcgacagctgaagcacaaggtacggctcttgtccgtgcctcagcacgcccagccagcacagcgcccctctgaccttccccggctgcctgctggtacaattggagaagtggaggcagcagaggcagctgtgcagagtaaagctgtggctgcggctttg tgcaagcacctcctgcagattgggggacgtggcctccgagaaattggtgtgaatgccatgaaggctgtattggcacatgacgtgcaagtgctgtacagccttcatggcagaaaagggaaaagggcctttgtgaacctgaggctctgtagattagtgacag atgtcatctgccaaaaagcagggtgcgaccaggtgGAGGCCCTCagctttattaagaggtggctgccagggtctggtgatcgctgtgggggcaggaagcggcgcttcagagaagcatttgttgtggagcagcccgatgatccccactctgagtgcagattatcggctgctcgcggcagctggcttcctgcccagccacagcagccagggccttga